The following are from one region of the Leptospira selangorensis genome:
- a CDS encoding esterase/lipase family protein → MKLGKFAVSFARDTSLGVLSGVKSALTGSFEWCAKSLSEISETPTVNGTRLGEFLKDAGKSLGEAGNKTEEGLSKAFESTAQAMHTALEALSETESLIQRKVFENISVSSVVGESFAGMITTSEIQASFRLEGKDVSPEEVLADWKKSGSKKPILCVPGLFCDEGLWIKNGEPSFSEILIKENYYPFYLRFNPGAHLSENGAKLLELVRKVLEDPDLKNQKFDVVTYSQGGLVFRSALYSSQKEGNPLSSNIKKVLFISSPDGGSYIEKVGFWLGLGAEALPVFPVQLVGYIGNQRSEAMKDLSHGIIREEDWKEGSHLGRYGKDKYFGELDEIDAYQIYSFVSEEEGDWSSWIGDGIVEKPSLTLFSDSVFRKKSNPENRVKILKGLSHYQIMPSAELREYFLKIFLGK, encoded by the coding sequence ATGAAGTTGGGAAAATTCGCAGTTTCATTTGCAAGGGATACTTCTCTCGGGGTTTTATCCGGAGTTAAATCCGCACTCACAGGTTCATTCGAATGGTGTGCAAAAAGTTTATCCGAAATTTCGGAAACACCTACAGTAAATGGGACTCGCCTCGGAGAATTTCTGAAGGACGCGGGAAAATCTTTGGGAGAAGCAGGAAATAAAACGGAGGAAGGTCTATCCAAAGCATTCGAGTCCACTGCACAAGCAATGCATACCGCACTAGAAGCATTGAGTGAAACAGAATCTTTGATACAAAGAAAGGTATTCGAAAATATTTCCGTTTCCAGTGTAGTGGGGGAATCTTTCGCAGGAATGATCACCACTTCTGAGATCCAAGCATCTTTTCGTTTAGAGGGAAAAGATGTAAGCCCTGAAGAAGTATTGGCGGATTGGAAAAAATCAGGATCTAAAAAACCGATCCTTTGTGTGCCCGGTCTATTTTGTGACGAAGGTCTTTGGATTAAGAACGGAGAACCCTCCTTCTCCGAAATTTTAATAAAAGAAAATTATTATCCTTTTTATCTTAGATTCAATCCTGGAGCTCATCTGTCCGAGAACGGCGCCAAACTTTTGGAATTGGTGAGAAAGGTTCTGGAAGATCCGGATTTAAAGAATCAAAAATTCGATGTCGTGACCTATAGCCAGGGCGGACTCGTTTTTAGAAGCGCTCTTTATTCTTCTCAAAAAGAAGGAAATCCGCTTTCTTCCAATATTAAAAAAGTATTATTTATCAGTTCTCCTGACGGAGGTTCCTATATCGAAAAAGTAGGATTCTGGTTGGGACTCGGAGCCGAAGCTCTGCCTGTATTTCCGGTGCAATTAGTCGGTTATATTGGAAATCAGAGAAGTGAAGCAATGAAGGATCTTTCTCACGGGATTATACGGGAAGAAGATTGGAAAGAAGGATCACATCTAGGCAGATACGGAAAAGATAAATATTTCGGAGAACTAGACGAGATAGATGCCTATCAGATTTATAGTTTTGTTTCGGAAGAAGAAGGAGACTGGTCTTCTTGGATCGGTGATGGTATCGTAGAAAAACCAAGTCTTACTTTGTTTAGTGATTCAGTATTTCGTAAGAAGTCCAATCCTGAAAACAGGGTTAAGATCTTAAAAGGATTATCTCATTACCAGATCATGCCTTCCGCCGAGTTAAGAGAATACTTCTTAAAGATCTTTCTCGGAAAGTAA
- a CDS encoding DUF1801 domain-containing protein codes for MPAKKKSTKNNSSPKRGIKYEDKSPGQPELVPIFNEIKKLMKPYIKGSIKERGDSKGQYGLVSEMEIEVNGKKKPEVYFVGALVQKGYVGFYFMPVYSEPELKKVLPQELLKCLKGKSCFYIKKKDPILLSQIKDALKLGYEDYKKKGWVK; via the coding sequence ATGCCAGCCAAGAAGAAGTCCACAAAGAATAACTCTTCCCCTAAACGTGGGATCAAATACGAAGACAAATCCCCGGGACAACCAGAACTAGTTCCGATTTTTAATGAGATAAAAAAGCTAATGAAACCCTATATAAAGGGAAGTATCAAAGAAAGAGGAGATTCAAAAGGCCAATACGGCTTGGTAAGTGAGATGGAGATCGAGGTAAACGGCAAAAAAAAGCCGGAAGTTTATTTCGTTGGCGCACTCGTTCAAAAAGGATATGTGGGATTTTATTTTATGCCTGTGTATTCGGAGCCAGAATTGAAAAAAGTTTTGCCTCAAGAACTTCTGAAATGTTTAAAAGGCAAAAGTTGTTTTTATATAAAGAAGAAGGACCCAATCCTTCTCTCTCAAATCAAAGATGCCTTAAAATTAGGATACGAAGATTATAAGAAGAAGGGCTGGGTAAAATAA
- a CDS encoding lectin-like protein codes for MKRKLIMLTVLFISLSSTSLFASRGAVTESPIDIFEKSAEAKSLAVQRQVQVAANLPVHKALFYGTHNSYNSKAYAGPFFSYAFPNQQVSLTDQLRLGARFIELDIHYYLSTNFKNDFLLCHAQSNDLGCNVFDRPASKGLEEIRNWISSPQNRNEVLVLYFEDYLDGRQDEFLGIVRSYLDPYLYRYSGSCGDIPNAANMPKLKDMVSSNRRILMMSNGCYDGAWNQYSKRIFFGSNTISPKAFQGYPSCNWSRSVYDNTMTRVFNDSTNYFGVYDGVKESGVFTNDNIAQMLACGISVFGIDQFSPDFAKQGLWSWDNAEPNDYGGAEDCLQIVGSGRWNDNKCSNSYRYACKDGSGNWAITDASGNWANGKSACSARGWNFSSPVTPYENKKLQEAKNAKGVSEVWANLTDQYSEGYWEAGR; via the coding sequence ATGAAGAGAAAATTAATCATGCTTACCGTTTTGTTCATAAGCTTGTCTTCGACTAGTTTATTTGCAAGTAGGGGAGCAGTAACTGAAAGTCCAATCGATATATTCGAAAAGTCTGCGGAAGCAAAATCACTCGCGGTGCAAAGACAAGTGCAAGTAGCGGCAAACCTACCGGTGCATAAGGCTTTGTTTTACGGCACACATAACTCCTATAATAGCAAAGCGTATGCAGGACCTTTCTTTTCTTACGCTTTCCCGAACCAACAGGTCTCTCTTACGGACCAGTTGAGATTGGGAGCTAGGTTTATAGAATTGGATATTCATTATTATCTAAGCACAAATTTCAAAAACGATTTCCTGCTTTGCCATGCTCAATCCAACGATCTAGGATGTAACGTATTCGATCGTCCTGCGAGCAAAGGATTAGAAGAGATCCGTAACTGGATTTCCTCTCCTCAAAACAGGAACGAAGTTTTAGTCCTTTATTTTGAGGATTATCTGGACGGAAGACAGGATGAGTTCTTAGGGATTGTAAGAAGTTATTTAGATCCTTATCTATACAGATACAGCGGTTCTTGCGGAGATATTCCGAATGCTGCAAACATGCCTAAACTCAAAGATATGGTTTCTTCTAACAGAAGGATCTTGATGATGAGTAACGGTTGTTATGACGGAGCTTGGAATCAATACTCAAAAAGGATCTTTTTCGGAAGTAATACGATCAGCCCTAAAGCTTTCCAAGGATATCCTAGCTGTAACTGGTCCAGAAGTGTATACGATAACACCATGACTCGCGTTTTCAACGATAGCACCAACTACTTTGGCGTTTATGATGGCGTGAAAGAAAGTGGAGTATTCACAAACGATAATATTGCTCAGATGTTGGCTTGCGGGATCAGCGTATTCGGGATCGATCAATTCAGTCCTGATTTCGCAAAACAAGGACTTTGGTCTTGGGATAATGCGGAGCCTAACGATTATGGTGGAGCGGAAGATTGTTTACAGATCGTCGGAAGCGGCCGTTGGAATGATAATAAATGTTCCAATAGCTATCGTTATGCTTGTAAAGACGGAAGCGGAAACTGGGCAATCACAGATGCTTCCGGGAATTGGGCAAACGGAAAGAGCGCTTGTTCTGCAAGAGGCTGGAACTTCTCCTCACCTGTAACTCCATATGAGAACAAAAAACTCCAAGAGGCAAAAAATGCTAAGGGAGTTTCAGAAGTATGGGCAAACCTTACGGACCAGTATTCAGAAGGATATTGGGAAGCCGGAAGATAA
- a CDS encoding response regulator yields the protein MVQSFFKILFAEDNESSAELLIHFLERFNFEVDHVVDGMAAELKLRKTKYDFILLDNMMPVLSGVRLASKVPDLNKNTPIVFLTASNEKEDVMAAAHSKQLVGYILKPFDPDKLLQKIVSVLKIPDDMIVDKKKYPFSIERTQNVSYGNGVKLIGCPFQKNAEKIAQEIAFVLKELPGVRKFFIEVGEEFYYHKKAQELLASLVTRLASKYEIKEEDILILSS from the coding sequence ATGGTCCAATCTTTCTTTAAGATCTTATTTGCCGAAGATAACGAAAGTTCTGCAGAATTACTCATTCATTTTTTGGAAAGGTTCAATTTCGAAGTGGACCATGTGGTGGATGGAATGGCCGCGGAGCTCAAATTAAGAAAAACGAAATACGATTTTATCCTATTGGATAATATGATGCCTGTGCTTTCCGGAGTCCGCCTGGCAAGTAAGGTCCCGGACCTGAACAAAAATACCCCGATTGTATTCCTAACTGCAAGTAACGAAAAAGAAGATGTAATGGCTGCGGCTCATAGCAAACAACTTGTGGGTTATATCCTTAAACCTTTCGATCCGGATAAACTTCTGCAAAAGATAGTCTCCGTTCTTAAGATCCCGGATGATATGATCGTGGATAAAAAGAAATACCCATTCTCCATTGAAAGGACCCAAAACGTATCTTACGGAAATGGAGTGAAACTCATAGGTTGTCCTTTCCAAAAAAATGCGGAGAAGATTGCCCAAGAGATCGCATTTGTTCTCAAAGAACTCCCCGGAGTCCGTAAGTTCTTCATCGAAGTGGGAGAAGAATTCTATTATCACAAAAAAGCCCAGGAGCTCCTGGCTTCTCTCGTGACCCGTCTGGCTTCTAAATACGAGATCAAGGAAGAAGATATTCTCATACTTTCTTCTTAA
- a CDS encoding Spy/CpxP family protein refolding chaperone codes for MFRKITKITAILLVLGTTALLTQGCHHKWMSHEKRANYIVKKLKSELDLTDTQAATLDKIKEDVLAKRKELKMGGHFFPKEAVEELRADKLNPEKWNKLGEEREKKIAALRVFFTKKAVEFHAVLTPEQRGKLADLILKFQSKFDKEDED; via the coding sequence ATGTTTCGCAAAATTACGAAAATAACCGCGATTTTGTTGGTGCTGGGGACTACCGCCCTACTGACTCAGGGTTGCCATCATAAATGGATGTCCCATGAGAAAAGAGCCAATTATATCGTCAAAAAACTTAAATCAGAATTGGATCTAACTGATACACAAGCTGCGACCCTTGATAAAATTAAAGAGGACGTGCTTGCAAAACGTAAAGAGCTAAAGATGGGCGGACACTTCTTCCCTAAGGAAGCAGTAGAAGAACTTCGTGCAGACAAATTGAATCCTGAAAAATGGAACAAGTTGGGCGAAGAAAGAGAGAAAAAGATCGCAGCTCTTAGAGTATTTTTCACCAAAAAGGCAGTGGAATTCCACGCGGTATTAACTCCCGAACAAAGAGGGAAACTGGCGGATCTAATCCTTAAGTTCCAGAGTAAATTCGATAAGGAAGACGAGGATTAA
- a CDS encoding RNA polymerase sigma factor encodes MGEAEFSRFVEETREIVLAAVSRYLYERFAYAIDDVAQETYLRAYKALQKGQFRGDSKLTTWLYTIARNESIRMNENLMREETKAEKAGKRSEEDSRSFAFDKELPEDREDLPTWEKAKLWIGNLPEAYRSVIQYYLSGYSEKEIAEVLGVPAGTVKSRAARGKEMLRRMQNSEKREGGEVWGKY; translated from the coding sequence ATGGGAGAGGCAGAATTTTCCCGCTTCGTAGAAGAAACCAGGGAGATCGTCTTAGCGGCGGTCTCCCGTTACTTGTATGAACGCTTTGCATATGCGATAGACGATGTCGCACAGGAAACATATCTTCGCGCTTATAAGGCATTACAAAAAGGTCAATTTAGAGGAGACTCAAAATTGACCACTTGGTTGTACACTATCGCCAGAAATGAATCCATTCGTATGAATGAAAATCTGATGAGAGAAGAAACCAAAGCAGAGAAGGCTGGAAAAAGATCGGAAGAAGATTCCAGAAGTTTCGCTTTTGATAAAGAACTTCCCGAGGATAGAGAAGATCTTCCTACTTGGGAAAAAGCAAAACTTTGGATCGGAAATCTACCGGAAGCGTATAGAAGTGTGATCCAATATTATCTTTCCGGATATTCCGAAAAAGAGATCGCTGAAGTTCTGGGAGTTCCAGCTGGAACGGTAAAATCCAGAGCGGCTAGAGGAAAGGAAATGTTACGAAGAATGCAGAACTCCGAAAAAAGAGAAGGAGGAGAAGTATGGGGAAAATATTGA
- a CDS encoding single-stranded DNA-binding protein produces the protein MKNLSLTVLDGFLTGDPELKRTQAGKSVTNFTVAVNHNYKRTEGEESEVSYVDVEVWEKLAENCSEYLKKGKKVTVIGHLKQDRWKNQEGQSRSKVKVIADEVRFDSFGDRREKEAA, from the coding sequence ATGAAAAATTTATCACTCACGGTTCTGGACGGTTTTTTAACCGGTGATCCGGAATTAAAGAGGACCCAGGCCGGAAAGTCAGTCACGAATTTTACTGTGGCAGTGAACCATAATTACAAAAGAACGGAAGGAGAAGAGTCCGAGGTCTCTTACGTGGATGTGGAAGTCTGGGAGAAGCTTGCGGAAAATTGTTCCGAGTATCTTAAAAAAGGGAAAAAGGTAACAGTAATCGGGCATTTAAAACAAGATCGATGGAAAAATCAGGAAGGCCAATCCCGTTCCAAGGTCAAAGTAATAGCGGACGAGGTCCGGTTCGACAGCTTCGGAGATAGAAGAGAAAAAGAAGCGGCATAA
- a CDS encoding phosphoribosyl-AMP cyclohydrolase encodes MLTIIWAGGQPGKISELRRMTQAEWDLLRNDLPTNVKTYIDCDEDTILISHPDFSEKELLDISNFDGLKFSDGLVPVITKDENGLFLMQAFSNLESLELSQKESMGIYFSRSRNQLWRKGDTSGHIQKLKRILSPKDGSFVVYEVEQEGAACHEGYYSCFFREQDRSGTKNLVPEIPFLGK; translated from the coding sequence ATGCTTACTATTATTTGGGCCGGGGGACAACCCGGAAAAATTTCGGAATTGAGAAGGATGACTCAAGCAGAATGGGACCTTCTCCGCAACGATCTTCCGACTAACGTGAAAACTTATATAGACTGCGACGAAGATACGATACTAATTTCACATCCCGATTTTTCGGAAAAGGAATTGTTGGACATCTCCAATTTCGATGGCCTCAAATTCTCGGACGGTTTGGTTCCTGTGATCACTAAAGATGAGAATGGTCTGTTTTTGATGCAGGCATTCTCCAATTTAGAAAGTTTAGAGCTCAGTCAGAAAGAATCCATGGGAATTTATTTCAGCAGATCCAGAAACCAGCTTTGGAGAAAGGGAGATACTTCCGGACATATCCAAAAACTGAAAAGGATCTTATCACCCAAAGACGGAAGTTTTGTTGTGTACGAAGTGGAACAGGAAGGTGCAGCTTGTCACGAAGGGTATTATTCCTGTTTTTTCAGAGAGCAGGATAGAAGCGGGACGAAAAACTTAGTTCCAGAGATCCCTTTTTTAGGGAAGTAG
- the mltG gene encoding endolytic transglycosylase MltG codes for MIFKNTFVRRSVVLLGILALSGAVAFFVVDEIKGGAVGAGQVKVDIIVEPGDSPAEVTENLSKNGLLKSSKYFLFLIKATRSAGKIKAGLYEINDGMDARKILQVITEGKVKLVTFTVPEGYNNRQIGDLLVKKNLIKTRADFLNAASRTELLREFKIPANNAEGYLFPETYSVPVNFPADKIARMMIKRFYVRLEKVPGAKELDPKKLHEIVVLASVVEREAKKNEERPLMAGVFLNRLKQDIPLESCATIQYLFDKPHPRIFEKDLKIVSPYNTYMNKGYPPGPISNPGQPSLEAALMPTKTEYLFFLLKPDGFHYFSKNFKEHAEAKKKYIDVLYE; via the coding sequence ATGATTTTTAAAAATACATTCGTGAGAAGATCCGTTGTTTTATTAGGCATACTTGCACTTTCGGGTGCGGTCGCCTTCTTTGTTGTAGATGAGATCAAAGGAGGAGCCGTAGGTGCTGGCCAAGTAAAGGTGGACATTATCGTTGAACCGGGCGATTCTCCTGCGGAAGTTACTGAAAATCTTTCCAAGAACGGTTTGTTAAAATCTTCCAAATATTTCCTTTTTCTAATTAAGGCAACCAGATCCGCAGGAAAGATCAAAGCCGGCCTATATGAGATCAATGACGGAATGGATGCGCGTAAGATCCTACAAGTGATCACGGAAGGAAAAGTTAAACTTGTAACTTTTACAGTTCCGGAAGGTTATAATAACCGCCAGATCGGGGATCTGTTAGTTAAGAAAAACTTAATTAAGACCAGGGCTGATTTTTTAAATGCTGCTTCCAGAACCGAACTATTAAGAGAGTTTAAGATACCTGCAAATAATGCAGAGGGTTATCTGTTCCCTGAGACTTACAGCGTTCCTGTGAATTTTCCTGCGGATAAGATCGCGAGAATGATGATCAAAAGATTTTATGTTAGATTGGAGAAGGTTCCCGGCGCAAAGGAATTAGATCCTAAAAAATTACATGAGATCGTCGTGCTTGCTTCGGTGGTAGAAAGAGAAGCTAAAAAAAATGAAGAAAGGCCTTTGATGGCGGGCGTTTTCTTAAATCGTCTCAAGCAGGATATTCCTTTGGAGTCTTGCGCTACTATCCAGTATCTTTTTGATAAACCACATCCTCGTATTTTCGAAAAGGATCTGAAGATCGTTTCTCCTTATAATACTTATATGAATAAAGGATATCCGCCTGGTCCAATTTCCAATCCGGGACAACCTTCTTTGGAAGCTGCACTCATGCCGACTAAGACAGAGTATTTATTCTTCTTATTAAAACCGGACGGATTTCATTACTTCTCTAAAAATTTTAAAGAACATGCCGAAGCTAAGAAAAAGTACATCGACGTTCTTTACGAATAG
- a CDS encoding ankyrin repeat domain-containing protein has product MKNIILASLLATNVACATATIVTDTVDGKTDKVIERIQNGESLESNKCGTPLYHAAKAGNKELVLLLLQKGANPNSRSSECIMSNESGVIRKVGDRTPLIGANGKEIADILLKAGAKINQVAYLIASKNSHDEDLSYGLPISPLFNAVLSEDYDLAEFYLSKGAKVNLYLTDGENMFLKFLKEFSKSNPKAKLLTDKLIAHGAKNLDVSVESQKRIEKIKLSGTFHLIDNSTTRFPLNIIESIDRDPTQFGFLTDDSVDGMSHHAVEYNVSGTQQNFHEWHIIKMISFRNKK; this is encoded by the coding sequence ATGAAAAATATAATTTTAGCCTCGTTACTAGCGACTAATGTAGCTTGTGCAACGGCGACCATAGTTACCGACACTGTGGATGGTAAAACAGACAAGGTAATAGAACGAATTCAAAACGGGGAAAGTTTGGAATCCAATAAATGTGGGACCCCGTTATACCATGCGGCAAAAGCAGGAAACAAGGAACTTGTCCTGCTCCTTTTGCAAAAAGGGGCTAATCCAAATTCAAGATCTTCGGAATGTATCATGTCCAATGAGTCAGGTGTTATTCGAAAAGTAGGCGATAGAACTCCTTTAATTGGTGCAAATGGAAAAGAAATTGCAGATATACTTTTAAAGGCCGGAGCGAAGATAAATCAAGTCGCTTACTTGATCGCATCTAAAAACTCTCATGATGAAGATTTGAGTTATGGACTTCCAATTTCACCATTATTTAATGCAGTTCTTTCTGAGGATTATGATCTGGCTGAATTCTACTTAAGTAAGGGAGCGAAAGTTAATTTATATTTAACCGATGGCGAGAATATGTTTTTGAAATTCCTAAAAGAATTTTCGAAAAGTAATCCAAAAGCGAAATTGTTAACTGATAAGCTGATTGCTCATGGGGCTAAAAATTTAGATGTCTCTGTCGAATCTCAGAAGAGGATTGAAAAGATAAAATTATCCGGAACTTTTCATTTAATCGATAACTCTACGACCAGGTTTCCGTTAAATATAATCGAAAGTATTGACAGGGATCCTACTCAGTTCGGTTTTTTAACCGATGACAGTGTGGACGGAATGTCGCATCACGCAGTAGAATATAACGTTAGCGGCACGCAGCAAAATTTTCACGAATGGCATATCATAAAAATGATCTCTTTTCGTAATAAGAAATAA
- a CDS encoding acyl-CoA dehydrogenase family protein — MATKAPTDSSAAKQALSKSSAIIEQVTKALAAKCSSNGKVSVSKMDQNQFVQYQIAWLTSEQKIAENFIDYAWNDSLGTGELEKLMAQVFAAEVVSHIRTEFSSRTSEYGISTQDLISKLFDESTNKFLEEASAIENYNHIADLIVSLGHFGAYGLSEDHEMFRQTFKQFAEEVVAPKAEHVHRHDDIVPEEIIQGLRDMGCFGLCIPENYGGLQPNDKADNISMLVVTEELSRGSLGIAGSLITRPEILSKALLKGGTDAQKEKWLPLIASGEKMGGIMVTEPNYGSDVAGVSVTAKKVDGGWSINGVKTWCTFAGYANLLLILVRTESDPELKHKGLSIVLAEKPSFTGHEFDYKQDGGGRISGKAIGTIGYRGMHSFEVSFEDYFVPEENLIGGEPARGKGFYFQMEGFSGGRIQTAARANGVMQAALEAGLRYAQERQVFQKPIFDYNLTKYKIARMAMIVQASRQFTNTVAKLLDNHQGQMEATLIKFYASKVAEWVTREAMQIHGGMGYAEEYAVSRYFVDARVFSIFEGAEEVMALRVIAKSLMDQYSA, encoded by the coding sequence ATGGCAACGAAAGCTCCGACGGACTCTTCGGCGGCAAAACAGGCTTTAAGCAAGTCTTCAGCAATAATCGAACAAGTAACCAAGGCCCTAGCGGCTAAATGTAGCTCCAATGGAAAAGTTTCCGTTTCCAAAATGGACCAAAACCAATTCGTACAATACCAAATCGCTTGGTTGACCTCAGAACAAAAGATCGCAGAAAACTTTATCGATTACGCTTGGAACGATTCTCTCGGAACAGGTGAGCTTGAAAAATTAATGGCTCAGGTTTTCGCAGCAGAAGTTGTTTCTCATATCCGCACAGAGTTTAGTTCCAGAACTTCCGAATATGGTATTTCTACTCAGGACTTAATTTCTAAATTATTCGATGAATCTACGAACAAGTTCTTAGAAGAAGCAAGCGCGATCGAGAACTATAACCATATCGCTGATCTTATCGTTTCATTAGGACATTTCGGTGCTTATGGTCTAAGCGAAGACCATGAAATGTTCCGCCAAACTTTCAAACAATTCGCAGAAGAAGTTGTGGCTCCTAAAGCAGAGCATGTTCACCGCCACGACGACATCGTTCCGGAAGAGATCATCCAAGGTTTAAGAGACATGGGATGTTTCGGTCTTTGTATTCCTGAAAATTACGGCGGATTACAACCGAACGATAAAGCGGATAATATTTCCATGCTTGTCGTAACTGAAGAACTTTCTAGAGGATCTTTGGGGATAGCAGGATCTCTAATCACTCGTCCTGAAATTCTTTCCAAAGCATTATTAAAAGGTGGAACTGACGCTCAAAAAGAGAAGTGGCTTCCTTTGATCGCTTCCGGTGAGAAAATGGGCGGTATCATGGTAACTGAACCTAATTACGGTTCTGATGTTGCCGGAGTTTCCGTAACCGCTAAAAAAGTGGACGGGGGCTGGTCCATCAATGGAGTTAAAACCTGGTGTACTTTTGCAGGATATGCAAACCTTCTTTTAATTCTTGTAAGAACTGAGTCCGATCCTGAGTTAAAACATAAAGGTCTTTCTATCGTTCTTGCAGAGAAGCCAAGCTTCACCGGTCATGAATTTGATTATAAACAAGACGGTGGTGGAAGAATTTCCGGTAAAGCTATCGGAACTATCGGTTATCGCGGTATGCACTCTTTCGAAGTTTCTTTCGAAGACTATTTCGTTCCGGAAGAGAACCTGATAGGTGGCGAACCTGCAAGAGGAAAAGGATTCTATTTCCAAATGGAAGGTTTCTCCGGTGGAAGAATCCAAACTGCAGCTCGTGCAAACGGTGTAATGCAAGCGGCTTTAGAAGCTGGTCTTCGTTACGCTCAAGAGAGACAAGTTTTCCAAAAACCAATCTTCGATTATAACCTAACTAAGTATAAGATCGCTCGTATGGCGATGATTGTTCAGGCTTCTCGCCAGTTCACTAATACTGTAGCAAAACTTTTAGACAACCACCAAGGACAGATGGAAGCGACTTTAATCAAGTTCTATGCTTCTAAAGTTGCTGAATGGGTAACAAGAGAAGCGATGCAGATTCATGGTGGAATGGGTTACGCGGAAGAATACGCAGTTTCTCGTTATTTCGTAGATGCTCGTGTATTCTCCATCTTTGAAGGTGCGGAAGAAGTTATGGCTCTTAGAGTAATTGCAAAATCTCTAATGGACCAATATTCAGCTTAA